Part of the Candidatus Curtissbacteria bacterium genome is shown below.
TCACAAATATGGCTAGGGTTGGCAATTCTTTTTACGGCATGGATCTGACAGGTTATGTTCCAGATTTAAAGCCAGCTCTTAGGCTTACTTCGCAAATTGTCCAACTTAAACCTCTTGTAAAGGGCGACAAGGTAGGCTATTCGGGGACATTCACAGCACAAAAAGACGTTAAACTCGCGCTACTTCCCATTGGGTATTTCGACGGCATTGACCGTAGGCTGTCAAACAAGGGAATAGTAACCGTAAGAGGCCACGCGTGCCCAATTGTGGGTATCGTTAGCATGAATATAACGACAATTGACGTGACTGGTGTTAAAAACGTCAGAGTGGGGGACGAAGTAGTAATCTACTCAGACGACCGGAACGGCCCAAATTCAGCTCAAAGCGCAGCAGAAATTTGCAAAACTCGCGCCTCCGAACTCCTCGTCCACTTATCTCCGATTTCAATAAGAAGGGAAGTAGTATAAACCCATAATAGTTTGCTTTATGCCCAGGACAAGAATATAATTCAAAACTTAATGTTAAAAGCAAACGTTTACGGTGAAATTAAAAATTGGAAAAAGCCTCTACACAAAATCAGGGCTAATTCCGCCAAGGCATACCTAAACCTACTTCCGAACATACAGATAATCGGAATCACGGGCAGCGTGGGTAAAACGCTCACCCAAAACGCCATAGACGCAGTCCTTTCCCAAAAATTTAAAACCCGAAAAGGCAACGACAACCTAGACCCTACATTTAGAATTCCCAAGACTCTCTTAGAGGCCAAGCCTTGGGATCAAAAGTTAATTCTTGAATATGGAGTCGAGCATCCACTCGACATGGACTATTACCTAAAAATAGTAAAACCCGATATTGCAGTTGTTCTTTCTGTTTCTCCAACTCACACTAAATACTTTGGTGGACAAGAAGGAGTCTATAACGAGAAAGTTAAACTCGTTAAAGCCTTAAGCAAAAGTGACGTCGCAATTCTTAACGCAGACGACCCAAACGTTGCCAGGATGGCAAACGAAACAAACGCGAAAGTTAAGTGGTTTGGTGAAAACGCAAAAGATTCCGTTAAAATCTCCCATTACACTCAAAGCCTACAAGGCGCGAAATTCAGGCTTCATTTTCAAGGACAAAAAGCAACAGTGTCTTGGAAGATTCTGGGTAAACACCAACTTACATCAGCCTACGCCGCAGCCGCGGTCGGAATCCAAACTGGTGTAACCTTAAAACAAATCGCAAAAGGACTTTCGCAAGCAAAACCCCCGGAACATCGTCTCAATTCAGTTTTTACTAAAGGGGTAAAAATAATAGACGACACGTATAACTCCTCGCCTCTTGCTGCTGGCAAGTCCATCGAAACATTAGTCGAGGTCGCAAAGGGTAAACCCAAAATTGCCGTCCTCGGAGAAATGAAAGATCTTGGCACAATTAGTAAAAGCGCGCACGAAGAGTTAGGCAGACAAATTGCAAAAACGACGATTAACTATTTATTTACAATCGGCAAAGTCGCGGACGAAATTGGGGTAGCAGCAAAAGCAGCCGGATTTGGCGGTAAGATCATTAGCGTCCAAACCACCAAAGAAGCGATCGAAAAAATCAAGGAAGTTACAACTCCAAGAACCGTGATCCTCGTCAAGGGTTCCCGCCACGCCCATTTAGAACGAATCGTAAAAGGCCTATTGCGTCAGTCCACAAAAATTAACTGTTACCACTGCGGAACTCTAAGCTAGTTCCTGTGGTATCCTAAAACAAAGATGGCGCAAATACTTGCTTTAATTCTAATTTCCTTTTTCGCAATCAGCATTCTTCTTGTTCCGTTCATCAACCTTCTTTACAGAATTAAATTTCAGCGTCAAGACCAAAAGACGAGAGACATGTTTGAAGCACGAACTCCAATTTTCGACAAACTCCACAGGCACAAAGCTGGTACCCCAATGGGGGGTGGTGCCCTCATCATTCTGGTCGTCACTGCCCTCTATTTATTAGTCGTCTCGTCTATCGAGTTTTTTGGCATAGAGCGCACCTCTCTTTATCCTTACGAAAAAGAAGTAACAGTTCTGCTTTTTACTTTTATTTCTTTCGGCCTCATTGGTCTTTACGACGATATAAGAAAAACGTTCGGTTTTGAAAGGTCCAAGTTTTGGGGCTTGAGATTTCGCCACAAGATTCTACTTCAAGGAATTTTGGCGCTTGCTGTTTCTATCCTGCTTTACGGCTATCTAGGTATTGATATTTTAAACGTCACCTTTTTTGGCATCTTAGATCTTGGTGTTTTGTATGTGCCTTTTGCCGCTTTCACAATAGTCGCCTTTACAAACGCCGTTAATATTTCAGACGGCTTAGATGGTCTTGCCTCGGGATTGCTTCTAATTAGCTTAATCGCTTTTTTGATCATGTCCGCATCCATTGTCGACACGACACTTTCCACTTTTTTGGGTCTTTGGATTGGCGCATTGATCGCGTTTTTGTACTTCAATGTTTGGCCCGCCAGAATCTGGCTCGGCGATGTTGGCGCATCTTCTTTTGGAGCAACGCTTGCCGTTATTGGCCTTTTGATGGGCAAACCCCTCGCTCTTGGTATTATTGGCGGGATATTTGTCGTCGAAGCTACTTCCTCACTCCTGCAACTTCTTTCTAAAAAATATAGAGGCAAGAAACTATTCGACGTTGCCCCCATTCATTTGTGGCTTCAGAATAAAGGGTGGGAAGAACCTAAAATTGTGTTCAGGTTTTGGCTTGCTCAAACGATACTCGCGGTTTTTGGCCTTTGGCTCGCTTTCTTCTAAGCTATGACAACTGGCAAAAAAATATTAATTTTTGGCCTGGGTAAAGAAGGCGCATCGGCCGCAAGGTATCTCCAAAGCAAAAACGAAGTTACAGTCGTTGACCAAAAGCCCAAAGAAGAAATTAACCAAGATTTCTTAGAAGGCATTGACAGCGTCAGCTTCCATACCGAAACAGACCTTCCCGAAAATGAAAATTTCGGCCTAATTGTCAGATCTCCAGGCGTTCGCCCAGACAATAGCACAATCCGGAAACTGACAGCAAACGGAGCACAGCTGACATCCCCGACACAAATATTTTTTGAAGAGTCCCCCGCCAGAATAATTGGCGTCACAGGGACAAAAGGAAAAGGGACAACATCGACATTAATTTACGAGATGTTAAAAACCGAAGGTGAAGACGTCCATCTCGCGGGCAATATCGGAACCCCAATGCTCGACATACTGCAGAATCTTTCCACAAAAAGTGTCGTTGTTCTCGAACTCTCAAGTTTCCAACTCGTGGATCTTACTAAAAGCCCTCACATAGCAGTCGTTTTAATGATCACGTCAGAACACCTCAACTGGCACACGGACGAAGGCGAGTATCAGGAAGCTAAAACATCGATTGTTAAATTTCAGACAGAAGGCGACTTTGCAGTTGTTAACGACGACTTCGAAGCATCAAAATCATTTTCCCAAAAAACCAAAGCAAAAGTTCTTTTCTTCTCGACTAAAAAGTCGACAAACGGAACTTACCTAGAGGGGAACAACTTAGTCTCCGCTTCAAGAGGAAAAATAATAGGCGCGAACGAAGTTCTGCTCCCCGGCCCTCACAATATTCAAAACGCGCTCGCAGCAAGCGCGGCAGCAGAACTAATGGGCATAAGTAGTGAAAATATCGCAAGCGTTCTAAAATCCTTCAAGGGTTTAAAGCACAGACTACAACTGATTAGAGACGTAGATGGAGTTAAATATTACAACGATTCATTTTCGACAACACCCGAAACAACAATTGCTGCAATTGAAGCTTTCGATGAACCTAAAATTCTAATACTTGGA
Proteins encoded:
- a CDS encoding Mur ligase family protein, whose product is MLKANVYGEIKNWKKPLHKIRANSAKAYLNLLPNIQIIGITGSVGKTLTQNAIDAVLSQKFKTRKGNDNLDPTFRIPKTLLEAKPWDQKLILEYGVEHPLDMDYYLKIVKPDIAVVLSVSPTHTKYFGGQEGVYNEKVKLVKALSKSDVAILNADDPNVARMANETNAKVKWFGENAKDSVKISHYTQSLQGAKFRLHFQGQKATVSWKILGKHQLTSAYAAAAVGIQTGVTLKQIAKGLSQAKPPEHRLNSVFTKGVKIIDDTYNSSPLAAGKSIETLVEVAKGKPKIAVLGEMKDLGTISKSAHEELGRQIAKTTINYLFTIGKVADEIGVAAKAAGFGGKIISVQTTKEAIEKIKEVTTPRTVILVKGSRHAHLERIVKGLLRQSTKINCYHCGTLS
- the murD gene encoding UDP-N-acetylmuramoyl-L-alanine--D-glutamate ligase, yielding MTTGKKILIFGLGKEGASAARYLQSKNEVTVVDQKPKEEINQDFLEGIDSVSFHTETDLPENENFGLIVRSPGVRPDNSTIRKLTANGAQLTSPTQIFFEESPARIIGVTGTKGKGTTSTLIYEMLKTEGEDVHLAGNIGTPMLDILQNLSTKSVVVLELSSFQLVDLTKSPHIAVVLMITSEHLNWHTDEGEYQEAKTSIVKFQTEGDFAVVNDDFEASKSFSQKTKAKVLFFSTKKSTNGTYLEGNNLVSASRGKIIGANEVLLPGPHNIQNALAASAAAELMGISSENIASVLKSFKGLKHRLQLIRDVDGVKYYNDSFSTTPETTIAAIEAFDEPKILILGGSSKNSNFKSLAQKILSTPSIKALIFIGTEAETIKKAISQEGTFGGKIQEGPKSIEEIVEAAYNLAESGDIALLSPACASFDMFKNYEDRGEQFIKEVEKL
- a CDS encoding phospho-N-acetylmuramoyl-pentapeptide-transferase, with amino-acid sequence MAQILALILISFFAISILLVPFINLLYRIKFQRQDQKTRDMFEARTPIFDKLHRHKAGTPMGGGALIILVVTALYLLVVSSIEFFGIERTSLYPYEKEVTVLLFTFISFGLIGLYDDIRKTFGFERSKFWGLRFRHKILLQGILALAVSILLYGYLGIDILNVTFFGILDLGVLYVPFAAFTIVAFTNAVNISDGLDGLASGLLLISLIAFLIMSASIVDTTLSTFLGLWIGALIAFLYFNVWPARIWLGDVGASSFGATLAVIGLLMGKPLALGIIGGIFVVEATSSLLQLLSKKYRGKKLFDVAPIHLWLQNKGWEEPKIVFRFWLAQTILAVFGLWLAFF